From the Synergistetes bacterium HGW-Synergistetes-1 genome, the window GGTTTACGTCCTATTCTAGACACCTATGCCACCCCCATTACCATACATAACAAACGACTTCGCCGCCCAGTCCGCGCTTGCGCGCTTCTGCATCGGTCATAAGTCCTGCTGATGTTGAAATCATTGCAATTCCGAGACCTCCCATAACTTTGGGAAGCTCGTCTTTGCCTACATAAATACGGCGTCCTGGCTTGCTTATTCTACGCAGGCCCTGGATCACTCGCTCCTTTGCCGGTCCATAGTTCATAGTAAGTCTGAGTATAGGCATCGGCTGTTTTGCGTCATTGATCGTCTTATAGTTACGGATATAGCCCTCCTCTTTGAGGATGCGTGCCAATTCGAGACGCATCTTACTAAGAGGCATGTCCACCATTTCATGATAGACAACGTTCGCATTTCTAATGCGTGTGAGCATAT encodes:
- a CDS encoding 30S ribosomal protein S8, which codes for MHITDPVADMLTRIRNANVVYHEMVDMPLSKMRLELARILKEEGYIRNYKTINDAKQPMPILRLTMNYGPAKERVIQGLRRISKPGRRIYVGKDELPKVMGGLGIAMISTSAGLMTDAEARKRGLGGEVVCYVW